Proteins from a single region of Fibrobacter sp.:
- a CDS encoding AMP-binding protein, with protein MILNKFLSRVDYESYEDLHQNFKLSIPDNFNFAYDVVDEYAKNEPKREALVWCDDNDESHIFTFKDLSIASQRTANFLVDQGIKKGDRVMLILRRHYEFWFFILALHRIGAIVIPATNMLSAHDLEYRFDAAEIKMVVSYDDPALQKEVETAVSRTDSVKKLVTIGQPRQGWISFYDDYEIMPTEFARPTGEAGTRNDDIMLVYFTSGTSSNPKMVAHTFTYPLGHINTARFWQHVVDGGRHLSIAETGWAKAMWGKIYGQWIAGSAVFVYDMKVFIPGKMLEKMAQFKITTFCAPPTAYRALLLQDLSKYDLSSLTYCVTAGEALSSDIYNKWLEKTGHKLREGYGQTESTLITGNYEWMEPRPGSMGMPSPGYKLDIINADGTSCGVGDVGEIIIRIDDGKPFGLFGGYYRDPERTEKVFEGGVYHTGDTAWRDKDGYFWFVGRTDDLIKTSGYRVSPFEVEEVLHQHPAVMEVAVTGVEDATRGQAVKATIVLHKGYEASRELAKEIQLFTKKVAASYKSPRFIDFVSELPKTISGKIRRATIRDNDKAEAEAKANEAASATPDNQIQFPEKKVSEN; from the coding sequence ATGATTTTAAACAAGTTTCTGTCTCGCGTAGATTACGAATCCTACGAAGACCTGCACCAGAATTTCAAGCTGTCCATTCCGGACAACTTCAACTTCGCTTATGACGTCGTGGATGAATATGCCAAGAACGAGCCTAAGCGCGAAGCCTTGGTCTGGTGTGATGACAACGACGAAAGTCACATCTTCACCTTTAAGGATTTGTCCATCGCTTCCCAGCGTACGGCCAACTTCCTGGTAGATCAGGGAATCAAGAAGGGCGACCGCGTTATGCTTATCCTGCGTCGCCATTATGAATTCTGGTTCTTTATTCTTGCCTTGCACCGTATTGGCGCCATTGTTATTCCTGCGACCAATATGCTTTCTGCCCACGATCTGGAATACCGTTTCGATGCTGCAGAAATCAAGATGGTGGTTTCCTACGACGATCCTGCCTTGCAGAAGGAAGTTGAAACTGCTGTTTCTAGAACCGATTCTGTGAAGAAGCTGGTGACTATCGGTCAGCCCCGTCAGGGCTGGATCAGTTTCTACGACGATTACGAAATTATGCCTACGGAGTTTGCCCGTCCTACAGGTGAGGCTGGAACCCGTAATGATGATATTATGCTGGTCTACTTTACCAGCGGTACTTCTAGCAATCCCAAGATGGTGGCACACACCTTTACTTATCCGTTGGGACACATCAATACCGCTCGCTTTTGGCAGCATGTTGTTGATGGCGGCCGTCACCTGAGCATTGCCGAGACCGGTTGGGCAAAGGCCATGTGGGGTAAGATTTACGGCCAGTGGATTGCAGGTTCTGCCGTATTCGTTTACGACATGAAGGTGTTCATTCCCGGTAAGATGCTGGAAAAGATGGCTCAGTTCAAGATTACCACCTTCTGCGCACCTCCTACTGCTTACCGCGCCTTGCTGCTGCAGGACCTGAGCAAGTACGACTTGTCTAGCCTTACCTACTGCGTAACTGCAGGTGAAGCTCTTAGTTCCGACATTTACAACAAGTGGCTGGAAAAGACCGGCCATAAGCTTCGCGAAGGCTACGGCCAGACCGAATCTACCCTTATTACGGGAAACTACGAATGGATGGAACCCAGACCGGGTTCCATGGGCATGCCTTCTCCGGGTTACAAGCTGGACATCATTAACGCCGACGGTACATCTTGCGGTGTTGGGGACGTTGGCGAAATTATCATCCGCATTGACGACGGCAAGCCCTTTGGTCTGTTCGGCGGTTACTACCGTGATCCTGAACGTACCGAAAAGGTTTTTGAAGGCGGCGTGTACCACACGGGCGACACTGCCTGGCGCGATAAGGATGGCTACTTCTGGTTCGTTGGCCGTACCGACGACTTGATCAAGACCTCCGGCTATCGTGTAAGCCCCTTCGAAGTGGAAGAAGTTCTCCATCAGCACCCTGCTGTAATGGAAGTGGCTGTGACTGGTGTTGAAGACGCCACCCGCGGTCAGGCCGTGAAGGCTACTATCGTGCTCCACAAGGGCTACGAAGCTTCCAGGGAACTGGCTAAGGAAATCCAGCTGTTCACAAAGAAGGTGGCTGCCTCCTACAAGAGCCCCCGCTTTATCGACTTTGTATCTGAGCTTCCCAAGACCATTAGCGGTAAGATCCGTCGTGCCACCATCCGTGACAACGACAAGGCCGAGGCCGAAGCCAAGGCTAACGAAGCCGCCAGTGCAACTCCAGATAACCAGATCCAGTTCCCGGAAAAGAAAGTTTCTGAAAACTAG
- a CDS encoding type II toxin-antitoxin system RelB/DinJ family antitoxin, whose product MTKSANLYARIEPEVKKEAESILDALGIPVSNAINMFYKQIILQQGLPFEVKLPKRPVDESRLSKAEFDAELEKGYADMKAGRMTPAAAVFSDIKKKYHV is encoded by the coding sequence ATGACAAAAAGTGCTAACCTTTATGCTCGTATTGAGCCCGAAGTCAAGAAAGAAGCCGAAAGCATCTTGGACGCTTTAGGGATTCCTGTGTCCAACGCCATCAACATGTTTTACAAGCAAATTATTTTGCAACAGGGACTGCCTTTTGAGGTGAAGTTACCCAAACGACCTGTTGATGAGTCCAGATTGTCCAAGGCGGAATTCGATGCTGAACTAGAAAAAGGCTATGCAGACATGAAGGCCGGTCGCATGACTCCCGCTGCCGCCGTTTTTTCTGACATCAAGAAAAAATACCATGTATGA
- a CDS encoding acyltransferase, whose protein sequence is MGGASQNRIQWIDEYKGFVLLLVCLFHVEQSFKNVSLGMEALSAMRMSTFFFISGVLFSTRRFADFKSYALHKTKVLLLPYIWLSLLFLALDPVVWNFEWFPRAPKMTIMNTVPNIENVSQYIGWNFAKIFVAGKSSIGSGPLWFVFTLYSISLMFFGVQKTSAILSNAKNPVLQKIIIAVIAASSLIAGWLLFKSHIRLPLGIERDCTCLAFFALGWLCKEPIKKLGNINSRVGNVTLLIGTIVAFVLYAIIDEATPWFSIMNNTLGKNIFRFVGSSILGIAGLIGIFQLLSKLPNVAPIAIFKGILRNISRNALIILAVHWWILLVLRIVFKAELDKPGIAYLSVLVVVAGVVATIPLFRNKLYKLIGKEKISAKESLSIK, encoded by the coding sequence ATGGGAGGGGCTTCGCAAAATCGCATCCAGTGGATAGACGAATACAAGGGATTCGTCCTTTTGCTGGTCTGCCTTTTCCATGTGGAGCAATCCTTCAAGAATGTGAGCCTGGGAATGGAAGCGCTCAGCGCCATGCGCATGTCCACATTCTTCTTTATCTCGGGCGTACTTTTCAGCACCCGACGATTCGCTGATTTCAAGAGCTACGCTCTGCATAAGACCAAGGTTCTGCTCCTCCCCTACATTTGGCTTTCACTGCTATTCCTAGCCTTGGATCCTGTAGTATGGAATTTTGAGTGGTTCCCCCGAGCCCCCAAAATGACAATCATGAATACGGTGCCGAATATCGAGAATGTCAGTCAGTATATCGGTTGGAATTTCGCAAAAATTTTCGTAGCTGGAAAATCCAGCATCGGGTCGGGCCCGCTTTGGTTCGTATTCACGCTGTATTCCATCAGCCTGATGTTCTTTGGAGTGCAAAAAACCAGCGCCATTCTGAGCAACGCGAAGAATCCAGTCCTGCAGAAAATAATTATAGCGGTGATTGCCGCAAGCAGTTTAATCGCCGGTTGGCTGCTTTTTAAAAGCCACATCCGCTTGCCTCTGGGCATCGAGCGCGATTGCACTTGCCTAGCCTTTTTTGCGCTGGGCTGGCTTTGCAAGGAGCCCATCAAAAAACTGGGCAACATCAATTCCAGGGTCGGGAACGTAACTCTGCTAATTGGAACCATCGTAGCATTCGTGCTATACGCCATCATCGACGAAGCCACGCCCTGGTTCAGCATCATGAACAACACCCTTGGGAAAAACATTTTCCGATTTGTGGGAAGTTCCATTTTGGGAATTGCAGGCCTCATTGGAATTTTTCAGCTTTTATCCAAATTGCCTAACGTCGCGCCCATCGCAATCTTCAAGGGAATCCTGCGGAACATTTCACGAAACGCCCTTATCATTCTTGCTGTTCACTGGTGGATTCTGCTGGTGCTGCGAATCGTGTTCAAGGCGGAACTGGATAAACCGGGTATCGCCTACCTAAGCGTTTTAGTCGTCGTCGCAGGCGTTGTCGCCACCATTCCTCTTTTCCGAAACAAGCTGTACAAGCTTATCGGCAAGGAAAAAATTTCTGCCAAAGAAAGCCTGAGTATAAAGTAA
- the cysS gene encoding cysteine--tRNA ligase has product MALQFYNTASRKKELFTLPEGVPAVRMYCCGPTVYHFAHIGNLRTYIFEDFLVRTLNYYGYKVNHIVNITDVGHLTSDGDSGDDKMEKGAAREGKSVWDIAKFYTDAFMNDWHRLNIQEPTRWTPATQHIQEQIDLVKTLEEKGFTYRTSDGIYFDSLKFPRYADFARLDVENLRKGSRIDMGEKRAATDFALWKFSPTDKKRAMEWDSPWGVGFPGWHVECSAMAMKYNGPTLDIHCGGTDHIRVHHTNEIAQSECANGVQFSRFWMHGEFLRTASEEKLEDGTTATTFGKMSKSSGEFLTVDLLVDRGFNPLDYRFFAVGSHYRNYLNFTWEALEGAKEGLKSLHKKTDALIGKATAITSEAAKAFQEEFKTAIGDDLNMPRALGILNTMLKSDIDDGEKAALVLDMDKVFGLKLDEPRQDYKKKADEGAAGVDVAKVEELLALRKEARANKNWAESDRIRDELAAMNIVIKDSKEGTTWSVKE; this is encoded by the coding sequence ATGGCACTTCAATTCTACAACACCGCATCACGCAAGAAAGAACTGTTTACTCTTCCAGAAGGCGTTCCCGCCGTGCGTATGTACTGTTGTGGCCCTACAGTGTACCACTTCGCCCACATCGGCAACCTCCGCACCTACATTTTTGAAGACTTCCTGGTCCGCACCTTGAACTACTACGGCTACAAGGTGAACCACATCGTGAACATCACCGACGTAGGCCACCTCACTAGCGATGGCGACTCCGGAGACGACAAGATGGAAAAGGGCGCCGCCCGCGAAGGCAAGTCCGTCTGGGATATCGCCAAGTTCTACACCGACGCCTTCATGAACGACTGGCATCGTCTGAACATTCAGGAACCCACCCGCTGGACTCCCGCCACCCAGCACATCCAGGAACAGATTGACCTGGTGAAGACCCTGGAAGAAAAGGGCTTTACCTACCGCACTTCCGACGGCATCTACTTCGATAGCCTCAAGTTCCCCCGTTACGCCGACTTCGCCCGCCTGGACGTTGAAAACCTCCGCAAGGGCAGCCGTATCGACATGGGCGAAAAGCGTGCCGCTACCGACTTCGCTCTCTGGAAGTTCAGTCCCACCGACAAGAAGCGCGCCATGGAATGGGATTCCCCCTGGGGCGTAGGCTTCCCGGGCTGGCATGTGGAATGCTCCGCCATGGCCATGAAGTACAACGGCCCCACCTTGGACATTCACTGCGGCGGTACCGACCACATCCGCGTCCACCACACTAACGAAATTGCACAGAGCGAATGCGCCAACGGCGTTCAGTTCTCCCGCTTCTGGATGCACGGAGAATTCCTCCGTACCGCCAGCGAAGAAAAGCTGGAAGACGGCACCACCGCCACAACATTCGGCAAGATGAGCAAGTCCAGCGGCGAATTCCTTACCGTTGACCTGTTGGTAGACCGCGGCTTCAATCCGCTGGATTACCGCTTCTTCGCAGTGGGCAGCCACTACCGCAACTACCTGAACTTCACCTGGGAAGCTCTGGAAGGCGCCAAGGAAGGCCTCAAGAGCCTGCACAAGAAGACCGACGCCCTCATCGGCAAGGCAACTGCAATTACAAGCGAAGCCGCCAAGGCCTTCCAGGAAGAATTCAAGACCGCCATCGGTGACGACCTGAACATGCCCCGCGCTCTCGGTATCCTCAATACCATGCTGAAGTCCGACATCGACGACGGCGAAAAGGCAGCCCTCGTTCTGGACATGGACAAGGTCTTTGGCCTGAAGCTGGACGAACCCCGTCAGGATTACAAGAAGAAGGCTGACGAAGGTGCCGCTGGCGTTGACGTCGCCAAGGTAGAAGAACTTCTCGCCCTCCGCAAGGAAGCCCGCGCAAACAAGAACTGGGCCGAAAGCGACCGCATCCGCGACGAACTTGCCGCCATGAACATCGTGATCAAGGACAGCAAGGAAGGCACCACCTGGAGCGTGAAGGAATAA
- the fabF gene encoding beta-ketoacyl-ACP synthase II — protein MNRRRIVITGMGAVTPVGKNVDELWDAIQHEKCGVGPITLFDATDCPVKIAAEVKDFKPEEHGIDPKEARRMARFTQFLLAASKEAVADAKLTEDDLHGDNIGVIAGCGLGGIDVVDSTFNQYVAGGKRRVSPLAMAELIPNEGAANVSINLGITGCAWTVATACASGTDAIGVALDAVRSGRLDICLAGGSESGINDYSIKAFAGMHALTDKFNDCPEKASRPFDKDRSGFIMGEGGAVLVLEELEHAKARGAKIYAELAGYGASADAYHITSPKPDGSGCAKAMLRAIKDAGIEPTDIDYYNAHGTSTHLNDVTETAMLKIALGEHAYKIKVSSTKSMTGHCVGAAGVCEAIISTLAVRDSFFPATINLENPDPECDLDYVPNKGVKGNIDVAASASLGFGGHNGVVIIKKYNG, from the coding sequence ATGAACCGTAGAAGAATTGTAATTACCGGTATGGGTGCGGTGACACCCGTTGGCAAGAATGTTGACGAGTTGTGGGATGCTATCCAGCACGAAAAGTGCGGTGTTGGCCCTATCACCTTGTTTGATGCTACCGATTGCCCGGTAAAGATTGCTGCCGAAGTGAAGGATTTCAAGCCCGAAGAACACGGAATCGATCCCAAGGAAGCCCGCCGTATGGCCCGCTTCACCCAGTTCCTGCTGGCTGCATCCAAGGAAGCTGTTGCCGATGCAAAGCTTACTGAAGATGACCTCCACGGAGACAACATCGGTGTTATCGCAGGCTGCGGCCTTGGCGGTATCGACGTAGTTGACTCCACTTTCAACCAGTACGTTGCTGGTGGCAAGCGTCGCGTTTCTCCCTTGGCCATGGCCGAGCTTATTCCTAACGAAGGTGCCGCAAACGTTTCCATCAATCTTGGAATTACGGGCTGCGCCTGGACCGTCGCAACAGCTTGTGCCTCCGGCACTGACGCCATCGGCGTCGCCTTGGATGCTGTGCGTTCCGGCCGTCTGGATATCTGCCTTGCTGGCGGTTCCGAAAGCGGTATCAACGACTATTCCATCAAGGCCTTTGCCGGCATGCACGCCCTGACTGACAAGTTCAACGACTGCCCCGAAAAGGCTAGCCGCCCCTTCGACAAGGACCGTTCCGGCTTTATCATGGGTGAAGGCGGTGCCGTTCTCGTTCTCGAGGAATTGGAACATGCAAAGGCTCGCGGTGCAAAGATCTATGCAGAACTTGCCGGTTACGGTGCAAGCGCTGACGCCTACCATATCACTAGCCCCAAGCCCGATGGAAGCGGCTGTGCCAAGGCAATGCTTCGTGCCATCAAGGATGCTGGCATTGAACCTACCGACATTGACTACTACAATGCCCACGGTACTTCCACTCACCTGAACGACGTGACGGAAACTGCAATGCTGAAGATCGCTCTAGGCGAACACGCTTACAAGATCAAGGTCTCCAGCACCAAGAGCATGACCGGCCACTGCGTTGGCGCCGCCGGTGTCTGCGAAGCCATCATCAGTACTCTTGCTGTTCGCGATTCCTTCTTCCCGGCTACCATCAACCTGGAAAATCCGGATCCAGAATGCGACCTGGACTACGTTCCCAATAAAGGCGTGAAGGGTAACATCGATGTTGCCGCTTCTGCTTCTCTTGGCTTCGGCGGTCACAACGGTGTTGTGATTATCAAGAAGTACAACGGCTAA
- a CDS encoding DUF2334 domain-containing protein → MEINKDIADIQAAEASQRKKKKFILCYHNFNVKNYKRAAAEIRKISEEAGSPISIAVVPSIGGAPESEAEEFREEIGKFMDEGYEIILHGARHRADLFVKRSFQGKIGLWLSSNGAEFAGLGKNLSQSLLTRALALWKAHGFGLPSGFVAPVWFGNKFLKKQVLSLFDNYEDLFHIYKKTSRGSRAIKSPLFTFSIFPKPLAGLAQTIALLGLTINSGTPRLVFHAGDFQNMGEDRVLGLVRYAKVQREKVMYRDL, encoded by the coding sequence ATGGAAATCAATAAGGATATTGCTGACATTCAAGCTGCCGAGGCAAGCCAGCGCAAGAAGAAGAAATTCATCCTGTGCTACCATAATTTTAACGTAAAGAATTACAAGCGAGCTGCTGCTGAAATTCGCAAGATTTCCGAAGAAGCAGGTTCTCCCATTTCTATCGCCGTGGTTCCTTCCATTGGCGGTGCTCCTGAATCCGAAGCAGAAGAATTCCGCGAGGAAATTGGCAAGTTCATGGATGAAGGTTACGAAATCATCCTTCATGGCGCACGTCACCGTGCAGATCTTTTTGTTAAGCGTTCCTTCCAGGGTAAGATTGGACTTTGGCTTTCCAGCAATGGTGCAGAATTTGCCGGCTTGGGCAAGAACCTGTCCCAGTCTCTTTTGACCCGCGCTCTCGCCCTGTGGAAGGCCCATGGCTTTGGTTTGCCGTCTGGATTTGTTGCTCCGGTATGGTTCGGCAACAAGTTCCTCAAGAAGCAGGTTCTTAGCCTGTTCGATAACTACGAAGACTTGTTCCATATCTACAAGAAGACCAGCAGGGGCTCCAGGGCAATCAAGTCCCCGCTGTTCACCTTCTCTATTTTCCCCAAGCCTCTCGCAGGCCTTGCCCAGACAATCGCACTTCTGGGCCTTACGATTAACTCTGGCACTCCCCGTTTGGTTTTCCACGCAGGCGACTTCCAGAACATGGGCGAAGATCGCGTACTTGGTTTGGTGCGCTACGCTAAGGTTCAGCGTGAAAAGGTTATGTATCGCGACCTCTAA
- a CDS encoding type II toxin-antitoxin system RelE/ParE family toxin, giving the protein MNAPVAAQKILKKLQDSILGLSVFPERYPIYAEEPWQSRGVRKMNEGNYNIFYVVQKIQVVVLRVFYVGQDVPSLLNEPQANYKARP; this is encoded by the coding sequence TTGAATGCTCCTGTTGCAGCACAAAAAATTTTGAAAAAGTTACAGGATTCTATTCTGGGACTATCTGTTTTTCCGGAACGATACCCAATATATGCGGAAGAGCCTTGGCAAAGTCGTGGCGTTCGAAAAATGAACGAAGGCAATTACAATATCTTTTACGTAGTACAAAAAATACAGGTCGTGGTCTTGCGAGTATTTTATGTCGGTCAAGATGTTCCATCTTTGTTGAACGAACCGCAAGCAAACTATAAAGCCAGACCATAA
- a CDS encoding Rpn family recombination-promoting nuclease/putative transposase, with translation MATFEEKVKKQVEIIKQHAFLDPTRDKVFKEIFSKDVTLIHFLNAILHLPEERKIVSIERKKPASTLTSAIDVEEVRFDVHAKLNNDEFVDLEMQRASHEDFTDRVELYADQLSIESKIHFDSQRTEAEKEDHPYLMPTTYSVWICNFPVSFCKSYREELGLFRFSSIGDPGALPVYDKKRYIVIDLSKVDAKVLNLNTAETEWLELFTKMASAKDAPKTKDPVIADVYSRLAVNALEKNFITEIATGMVTEAEISTRIGTARREGREEANLSAAEAFLRDNDPVERVARVLKLPLEKVQELACKIAAEKIGK, from the coding sequence ATGGCGACATTTGAGGAAAAAGTCAAAAAGCAAGTCGAAATCATTAAACAGCATGCGTTCCTGGATCCGACCCGGGACAAGGTCTTCAAGGAAATCTTTTCGAAGGACGTTACACTGATTCACTTTTTGAATGCGATTCTGCACTTGCCCGAAGAGCGCAAGATCGTAAGCATCGAACGCAAGAAGCCCGCATCGACGCTGACCTCCGCAATCGATGTGGAGGAGGTCCGTTTCGATGTACACGCCAAGCTCAACAACGATGAGTTCGTGGACCTGGAGATGCAGCGGGCGTCTCACGAGGATTTTACGGACCGTGTGGAACTTTATGCGGACCAGCTTTCCATCGAGTCGAAGATTCACTTTGACAGCCAGCGCACCGAGGCCGAGAAGGAAGACCATCCCTATCTGATGCCTACAACCTACAGCGTGTGGATTTGCAACTTCCCGGTTAGCTTTTGCAAAAGCTACCGCGAGGAACTGGGCCTCTTCCGCTTTTCTAGCATCGGTGATCCCGGCGCCTTGCCTGTATATGATAAAAAAAGGTATATTGTAATCGACTTGAGTAAGGTGGATGCGAAGGTCTTGAACCTGAACACTGCCGAGACGGAATGGCTGGAGCTTTTCACCAAGATGGCCTCTGCGAAGGATGCCCCCAAAACGAAGGATCCCGTCATAGCGGATGTTTACAGCCGTCTGGCGGTGAACGCCCTCGAGAAGAACTTTATCACGGAGATTGCAACAGGTATGGTCACAGAAGCTGAAATCAGTACGCGCATCGGTACCGCCCGCCGCGAGGGCCGTGAAGAAGCCAATCTGAGTGCTGCAGAAGCGTTTCTTCGAGATAACGACCCTGTGGAACGAGTCGCTCGAGTTCTTAAGTTGCCTCTCGAAAAGGTGCAGGAACTGGCATGCAAAATAGCCGCCGAAAAGATTGGAAAATAG
- a CDS encoding MBL fold metallo-hydrolase: MKIQQYVVNSYGVNAFILNNDAGDAILIDPSVSNIQERKVLADYISTNKLTIKRLLNTHLHLDHILGNAFIENTYNVKAEAHEEDAFLLDLQEEQSSMYGMPFEQAAPALGDYLAHDDIVDVPGIKLKVIHVAGHSPGGIAFYCENPGEVVFNGTAAGKVPPLLFAGDILFAGGRGRSDLFGGDDDMLVSGIKTRLLTLPEDTIVLPGHGPFTTIGDERSNF; encoded by the coding sequence ATGAAAATTCAGCAATATGTAGTCAACTCCTATGGCGTAAACGCATTTATTCTAAACAACGATGCCGGAGACGCCATTTTAATAGACCCAAGCGTTTCAAACATCCAGGAAAGAAAGGTCCTGGCAGACTACATATCTACAAACAAATTAACAATCAAAAGACTACTAAATACACACCTTCACCTGGACCACATTCTTGGCAACGCCTTTATAGAAAACACCTATAACGTAAAGGCAGAAGCCCACGAAGAAGACGCATTTTTGTTGGACCTCCAGGAAGAACAAAGTTCCATGTACGGCATGCCCTTCGAACAGGCCGCACCCGCACTTGGCGACTATCTGGCCCACGACGACATTGTAGATGTCCCCGGTATAAAACTGAAGGTTATCCATGTGGCAGGCCATTCTCCCGGAGGCATTGCCTTTTACTGCGAAAATCCAGGTGAAGTCGTCTTCAACGGAACTGCAGCAGGAAAAGTTCCGCCACTGCTTTTTGCAGGAGACATTCTTTTTGCTGGCGGCCGTGGACGTTCCGATTTATTCGGCGGTGACGACGACATGCTGGTAAGCGGCATAAAGACTCGATTGCTTACATTGCCCGAAGACACCATTGTTCTGCCCGGTCATGGTCCCTTCACCACCATCGGTGATGAACGTTCCAACTTCTAA
- the uvrB gene encoding excinuclease ABC subunit UvrB — MARARKTITPDPYAKPIAKVLSPEQSLPGRLRQFQAPTRANFELVSQYGAAGDQPKAIEQITEGFKQGDQFQTLLGVTGSGKTFTMANVIKNVGKPTLILTHNKTLAAQLYQEFKAFFPKNAVEYFVSYYDYFQPEAYIPHTDTFIEKDASINDEIDKLRLRATANLLTRRDVIIIASVSCIYGLGSPAEYFDLMVRVKKGDIKDRDDLLHELVRIQYTRNDFSLERGTFRCHGDVIEIHPSYDEDGMRIELFGDEVDRLVRFNIITGEVIQELEEMTIAPAKHFVTKEEGRAGILQRMQLQLTDRLAELDKEGKVLESARLSSRTRYDMEMIRETGMCSGIENYSALIENRGPGTRPFTLIDYFGDDWLLMVDESHVSIPQVGGMAEGDKSRKTTLVNYGFRLPCALDNRPMNFKEFEFMYPKQVLFVSATPGEYELEKTGGVVAEQINRPTGLLDPKIEMFPIQGQMDVLLYRIEETIKNGDRVLVTTLTKKMAQDLTDYFVEAGIKAKYLHSDIKTLERHDLIKGLRTGEFDVLVGINLLREGLDLPEVSMVAILDADKEGFLRNYRSLIQTMGRASRNVNGTVLLFADNMTDSLQKAIDETVRRRTLQEEFNKEHGITPKSVSRKLEGDLVINDPLMDLWRGDRTPKAAEDPDFDADYGFADNDENGDVPLFKGAPLGKPKKTPGRKSSAKSAKLSIEELEAQMKAAAAKLDFEEAARLRDLIRDMGK; from the coding sequence ATGGCTAGAGCGCGCAAGACAATTACCCCGGATCCGTATGCAAAACCGATAGCAAAGGTTCTCTCCCCCGAGCAGAGCCTTCCGGGAAGATTGCGTCAGTTCCAGGCGCCAACCCGCGCCAACTTCGAACTGGTAAGCCAGTATGGCGCCGCCGGCGACCAGCCCAAGGCCATCGAGCAGATTACCGAGGGTTTCAAGCAGGGCGATCAATTCCAGACGCTCCTTGGCGTAACCGGTTCCGGCAAGACGTTCACCATGGCAAACGTCATCAAGAACGTGGGTAAGCCAACCCTCATCCTCACCCACAACAAGACCTTGGCCGCCCAGCTCTACCAGGAATTCAAGGCATTCTTCCCCAAGAATGCGGTGGAATATTTTGTCAGCTATTACGACTATTTCCAGCCCGAAGCCTACATTCCCCACACCGATACCTTTATCGAAAAAGACGCCAGCATCAACGACGAAATCGACAAGCTGCGTCTGCGTGCAACGGCTAACCTGCTGACCCGTCGCGATGTCATCATCATCGCTTCCGTCAGCTGCATTTACGGTTTGGGAAGCCCCGCGGAATACTTCGACCTGATGGTCCGCGTGAAAAAAGGCGACATCAAGGACCGCGACGACTTGCTTCATGAACTGGTCCGCATCCAGTACACCCGTAACGACTTCAGCCTGGAACGCGGCACCTTCCGCTGCCACGGCGACGTCATCGAAATCCACCCCAGCTACGACGAAGACGGCATGCGCATCGAGCTGTTCGGCGACGAGGTGGATCGTCTGGTGCGCTTCAACATCATTACCGGCGAGGTCATCCAGGAGCTGGAAGAAATGACCATCGCTCCCGCCAAGCACTTCGTCACGAAAGAAGAAGGCCGAGCCGGAATCCTGCAGCGTATGCAGTTGCAATTGACGGACCGCCTTGCCGAACTGGACAAGGAAGGCAAGGTCCTGGAATCCGCCCGACTCTCCAGCCGCACCCGCTACGACATGGAAATGATCCGCGAGACCGGCATGTGTTCCGGCATCGAAAACTATTCCGCCCTTATCGAAAACCGCGGCCCCGGTACCCGACCCTTTACCCTCATCGACTACTTCGGTGACGACTGGCTCCTGATGGTGGACGAATCCCACGTGAGCATTCCCCAGGTAGGCGGCATGGCCGAAGGGGACAAGAGCCGAAAGACTACACTTGTAAACTACGGTTTCCGCTTGCCCTGCGCCCTGGACAACCGCCCCATGAACTTCAAGGAATTCGAGTTCATGTATCCCAAGCAGGTACTGTTCGTCAGCGCCACTCCCGGCGAATACGAACTTGAAAAGACCGGCGGTGTGGTAGCAGAACAGATTAACCGCCCCACCGGCCTTCTGGACCCGAAGATCGAGATGTTCCCCATCCAGGGACAGATGGACGTACTGCTCTACCGCATCGAGGAGACCATCAAGAATGGCGACCGTGTGCTGGTCACCACCCTTACCAAGAAGATGGCCCAGGACCTTACGGACTATTTTGTGGAAGCAGGTATCAAGGCCAAGTATTTACACAGTGACATTAAGACCTTGGAACGTCACGACCTCATTAAAGGACTGCGCACCGGAGAGTTCGACGTGCTGGTGGGCATCAACCTCTTGCGCGAAGGCCTGGATTTGCCGGAAGTCAGCATGGTGGCCATTTTGGACGCCGACAAGGAAGGCTTCCTCCGCAACTACCGCAGCCTGATCCAGACCATGGGCCGCGCAAGCCGAAACGTAAACGGCACCGTATTGCTGTTCGCCGACAACATGACCGACAGCCTCCAGAAGGCCATCGATGAAACCGTCCGTCGCCGCACCCTGCAGGAGGAATTCAACAAGGAACATGGCATTACGCCAAAGTCCGTCAGCCGCAAGCTGGAAGGGGACCTGGTCATCAACGATCCGCTGATGGACCTGTGGCGCGGCGACAGGACTCCCAAGGCCGCCGAGGACCCGGATTTCGACGCCGATTACGGTTTCGCCGACAACGACGAAAATGGGGATGTTCCCCTGTTCAAGGGTGCCCCCCTGGGCAAGCCCAAGAAGACTCCTGGCCGAAAGAGTTCTGCCAAGTCCGCAAAGCTTTCCATCGAGGAACTGGAGGCCCAGATGAAGGCCGCCGCCGCCAAGTTGGACTTCGAAGAGGCCGCACGACTCCGCGACCTCATCAGGGACATGGGAAAATAG